Proteins from a single region of Candidatus Binatia bacterium:
- a CDS encoding type 1 glutamine amidotransferase domain-containing protein produces MQAVEGKRVAALIGDGFEEVDLVEPRRALEEAGAVVTIVGVDERARQRIRGKRGLDDGQNARAEELVADCTAEDFDAVLIPGGTSPDRIRMDREVHRFLREFDTIKKPMFSIGHGAQVLISAQLARGRQITGVNSIADDIRNAGGLYRDQPTVTDSNWVSTRGGEDLAQFNRAMLEKLATAVPVQPVP; encoded by the coding sequence ATGCAGGCAGTAGAAGGAAAGCGCGTCGCCGCGCTGATCGGCGACGGGTTCGAGGAGGTCGATCTCGTCGAGCCTCGCCGCGCCCTGGAGGAGGCGGGCGCGGTCGTCACGATCGTCGGAGTCGACGAGCGCGCGCGCCAGCGCATCCGCGGCAAGCGCGGTCTCGACGACGGCCAGAACGCACGGGCGGAAGAGCTCGTCGCAGACTGCACGGCCGAGGATTTCGACGCGGTGCTGATCCCGGGAGGAACGTCCCCCGACCGGATCCGCATGGATCGCGAGGTCCATCGTTTCCTGCGCGAATTCGACACGATCAAAAAGCCGATGTTCTCAATCGGCCACGGCGCCCAGGTGCTTATCTCCGCGCAGCTCGCGCGCGGGCGTCAGATCACCGGCGTGAACTCGATCGCCGACGATATCCGTAACGCCGGCGGCCTCTACCGCGACCAGCCGACCGTGACGGACTCCAACTGGGTCTCGACGCGCGGGGGCGAGGATCTCGCGCAGTTCAATCGCGCGATGCTGGAGAAGCTCGCGACCGCCGTGCCGGTGCAGCCGGTACCGTAA
- a CDS encoding alpha/beta fold hydrolase: protein MIAGARLAGPTGGDRRLSPLLFVHGVGSTAAIWDYQLTEFANDRLCAAIELRGNGTQKPDPDPSSITRAGYADDVLAIAGALGAQRFTLVGCSLGGVVAFELWRRAPRRLDAMVILGSFARYPDGERYAEQICAQAREINDMRAFGELRAAKLGLPPGRLRETVEQYACKSVDCFLAATNATWTGDYVDALPKIDVPTLVAYGEHDPVAPRALAQQIADGIRGSRLVAIEDAGHVANADNPAAFNRLLREFVR from the coding sequence GTGATCGCCGGCGCGCGGTTGGCCGGTCCGACCGGCGGCGATCGCCGGCTCTCGCCTCTGCTGTTCGTGCACGGCGTCGGATCGACGGCAGCCATCTGGGACTATCAGCTAACGGAGTTCGCGAACGATCGTCTGTGCGCAGCGATCGAGCTACGCGGCAACGGCACGCAAAAGCCCGATCCCGACCCGTCGTCGATTACCCGCGCTGGCTACGCCGACGACGTGCTCGCGATCGCCGGCGCGTTGGGCGCCCAGCGCTTCACGCTGGTCGGCTGCAGCCTCGGCGGCGTCGTCGCATTCGAGTTATGGCGCCGCGCGCCGCGGCGGCTCGACGCGATGGTGATCCTCGGGAGCTTCGCGCGCTACCCGGACGGCGAGCGTTACGCCGAGCAAATTTGCGCGCAGGCGCGCGAGATCAACGACATGCGCGCGTTCGGAGAACTGCGGGCGGCGAAGCTCGGGCTGCCGCCGGGGCGCTTGCGTGAAACCGTCGAGCAGTATGCCTGCAAGTCGGTCGACTGTTTTCTGGCTGCGACCAATGCGACGTGGACTGGCGATTACGTCGACGCGCTGCCGAAGATCGACGTTCCTACGCTGGTCGCGTATGGCGAGCACGACCCGGTCGCTCCGCGCGCGCTGGCGCAGCAGATCGCGGACGGGATCCGCGGTTCGCGGCTCGTTGCGATCGAAGACGCGGGCCACGTCGCCAACGCGGACAATCCCGCCGCCTTCAACCGGCTTCTGAGAGAATTCGTTCGCTAG
- the fdhD gene encoding formate dehydrogenase accessory sulfurtransferase FdhD: MSGVEGRVGRTAETDVVTLDHGTRTARRDDVVAEEPLELRVVARGASQTIAVTMRTPGNDFELVAGFLFDESIVHSREEIASVTYCLDPGTDPEQRYNVVSVELRGAPRDLTRFERHFTMSSACGVCGRAQLDALRELGVRPLDDGVRVSAELLFRLPQRMRDAQRVFASTGGLHAAALFDERGDVVAVREDVGRHNAVDKLVGWGFLDGRLPFARSVMLVSGRAGYEILQKSVMARIPVVCSVSAPSSLAVQLAKEFNVTLVGFLRGERANVYAASERILSEAG; this comes from the coding sequence CTGAGCGGAGTCGAAGGACGAGTCGGGCGCACCGCGGAGACCGACGTCGTAACGCTCGATCACGGAACGCGGACGGCGAGGCGGGATGACGTCGTCGCCGAAGAGCCGCTCGAGCTGCGCGTCGTCGCGCGCGGCGCGTCTCAGACGATCGCGGTGACGATGCGCACGCCCGGCAACGACTTCGAGCTGGTGGCGGGCTTCCTATTCGACGAATCCATCGTGCACTCGCGCGAAGAGATCGCGAGCGTGACGTATTGTCTCGATCCCGGGACGGATCCCGAGCAGCGCTACAACGTAGTGAGCGTCGAGCTGCGCGGCGCGCCGCGCGACCTCACGCGGTTCGAGCGGCACTTCACGATGAGCAGCGCGTGCGGAGTGTGCGGCCGAGCGCAGCTCGACGCGCTGCGCGAGCTCGGGGTGAGGCCGCTGGACGACGGCGTCCGCGTCAGCGCCGAACTGCTCTTTCGGCTACCGCAGCGCATGCGCGACGCGCAGCGCGTCTTCGCCTCGACCGGCGGCCTGCACGCCGCGGCGCTCTTCGACGAGCGCGGCGACGTCGTCGCAGTGCGCGAAGACGTTGGCCGCCACAACGCCGTCGACAAGCTGGTCGGCTGGGGGTTCCTCGACGGCCGGCTTCCGTTCGCGCGCTCGGTTATGCTCGTCAGCGGGCGCGCCGGCTATGAGATCTTGCAGAAGAGCGTGATGGCGCGCATCCCGGTCGTATGCTCGGTCTCCGCTCCGAGCAGTCTCGCGGTGCAGCTCGCGAAGGAGTTCAACGTCACGCTCGTCGGATTCTTGCGCGGCGAGCGCGCCAACGTCTACGCCGCTAGCGAACGAATTCTCTCAGAAGCCGGTTGA
- a CDS encoding SDR family oxidoreductase, protein MDLGLRGKAAVVTGASAGLGEAVALALAGEGVSLALGARDAERLDAVAQHAKRLGAERARGFSLDLKDPDSIASMLDAARGFVGDADILVLNGGGPKSGRFSDVDFNDWDSAYRLLLRSMLQLTGALVPGMRSRGWGRVVALTSTSVKQPIDALVLSNAFRTALVAALRTLAVEVARDGVTVNCIATGRIDTARLRGLYGNDASKLRAAGSEVPIGRVATPEEFAPLAVFLCGQPASYITGQTISVDGGLTRGLYG, encoded by the coding sequence ATGGACCTGGGCTTGCGCGGCAAGGCAGCCGTCGTCACGGGAGCGAGCGCCGGGCTGGGTGAGGCGGTCGCGCTTGCACTGGCGGGCGAGGGCGTGTCGCTGGCGCTCGGCGCCCGCGACGCCGAGCGCCTCGACGCCGTCGCACAACACGCGAAACGGCTCGGCGCGGAACGCGCTCGCGGCTTCTCGCTCGATCTCAAGGATCCGGACTCGATCGCGTCGATGCTCGACGCCGCGCGCGGCTTTGTCGGCGACGCCGACATCCTCGTGCTCAACGGCGGCGGACCGAAGTCGGGGCGATTCAGCGACGTCGATTTCAACGACTGGGACTCCGCGTATCGGCTGCTGTTGCGTAGCATGCTCCAGCTCACGGGCGCGCTCGTTCCGGGCATGCGGAGCAGGGGCTGGGGACGCGTCGTCGCGCTGACGTCGACCTCGGTGAAGCAGCCGATCGATGCGCTCGTGCTGTCGAACGCGTTTCGTACCGCGCTCGTCGCCGCGCTGCGGACGCTCGCGGTCGAGGTCGCGCGCGACGGCGTCACCGTCAACTGCATCGCCACCGGTCGCATCGATACGGCGCGGCTGCGCGGGCTCTACGGCAACGACGCGTCGAAACTGCGCGCGGCGGGAAGTGAAGTGCCGATCGGTCGCGTCGCTACACCCGAGGAGTTCGCGCCGCTGGCGGTCTTTCTGTGCGGCCAGCCCGCGAGCTACATCACGGGCCAAACGATCTCGGTCGACGGCGGCCTGACCCGCGGACTCTACGGGTAG
- the polX gene encoding DNA polymerase/3'-5' exonuclease PolX has product MRKSGIVAVSFGALAQLPRVLSNAEIARKLLEIRTLMEMAGESFYKYMAYEKAAASVENAPPLGDLVVSGEHLKLPGVGKSIGAAIEQLLASGRAEQLDVLYQRFPPSLMEVLGVTGIGTKTAAMLFTDYGIASLADLESAIGSGTLAGVPRLGSKTIENWKRGILAYKGRQRRTPLPQALAIAHEVVAHLEQGPPLARLAFAGSLRRQEVTVGDVDVVCTSQHAADVVAHFAAWPRAEAVLAEGPTKASIWLPGGLQIDLRVLPDHLYGNLLQHFTGSREHNIKLREYAVRRSLRVSENGILNLENGEVVTCTDEHGVYAALGMQYIPPELRNGLDEIELARAGTIPALVETADLRGDFHMHTTWSDGDDTLEAMIAAAAARGYEYHAISDHSRGRARRFGMGAEELRRQWEEIALLGERHKIRTLLASEVDILPDGSLDLDDEVLAELDVVIASAHTATHQTREQMTQRLIRACENPYVTIIGHPTGRRFDASKGYEFDYDAVFAAAARTGTALEIDGQAARLDLPAPLARMAKSYGVTFALDSDAHRTKDLAAVEFAVGQARRAGLGAADVLNARPLNDVRAFVTRKRSAA; this is encoded by the coding sequence ATGCGCAAGAGCGGCATCGTAGCAGTATCGTTCGGCGCACTTGCCCAACTCCCCCGAGTGCTTTCCAATGCCGAAATCGCCCGGAAGCTGCTCGAAATCCGCACGCTGATGGAGATGGCGGGTGAGTCCTTTTACAAATACATGGCGTACGAAAAGGCAGCCGCATCGGTCGAAAACGCGCCGCCGCTGGGCGACCTCGTCGTATCGGGCGAGCACCTCAAGCTCCCGGGCGTCGGGAAATCGATCGGCGCGGCGATCGAGCAGCTCTTGGCCTCGGGAAGGGCGGAGCAGCTGGACGTGCTCTACCAGCGCTTTCCGCCCTCGCTCATGGAGGTGCTCGGCGTGACCGGTATCGGGACGAAGACGGCCGCGATGCTCTTCACGGATTACGGCATCGCGTCGCTCGCGGACCTCGAGAGCGCGATCGGATCCGGCACGCTGGCCGGCGTGCCGCGTCTTGGAAGCAAGACGATCGAAAACTGGAAGCGCGGCATACTCGCGTACAAGGGGCGGCAGCGGCGCACGCCGCTGCCGCAGGCACTGGCGATTGCGCACGAAGTCGTGGCACATCTCGAGCAGGGTCCGCCGCTCGCGCGCCTCGCGTTCGCCGGCAGCCTGCGCCGGCAAGAGGTCACCGTCGGCGACGTCGACGTCGTCTGCACGTCGCAGCACGCCGCCGACGTCGTCGCGCACTTCGCCGCATGGCCTCGCGCGGAGGCGGTGCTCGCGGAGGGGCCGACCAAGGCGAGCATTTGGCTCCCGGGCGGCCTGCAGATCGATCTGCGAGTGCTTCCCGACCACCTGTACGGGAATCTTCTGCAGCACTTCACCGGCTCGCGCGAACACAATATCAAGCTGCGCGAGTACGCCGTTCGCCGCAGCCTGCGCGTGAGCGAAAACGGCATCTTGAATCTGGAGAACGGCGAGGTTGTTACGTGCACCGACGAGCACGGCGTCTACGCCGCGTTGGGCATGCAGTACATCCCGCCCGAGCTGCGCAACGGGCTGGACGAGATCGAGTTGGCCCGCGCCGGCACGATCCCGGCGCTCGTCGAGACGGCCGACCTGCGCGGCGATTTCCACATGCATACGACGTGGAGCGACGGCGACGACACGCTGGAGGCGATGATAGCGGCAGCGGCGGCACGCGGCTACGAGTATCACGCGATCAGCGATCACTCGCGCGGCCGCGCGCGCCGCTTCGGAATGGGCGCCGAAGAGCTTCGCCGGCAGTGGGAGGAGATCGCATTATTGGGTGAACGCCATAAGATCCGCACGTTGCTCGCGAGCGAGGTGGACATTCTACCCGATGGGTCATTGGATTTAGACGACGAGGTGCTGGCCGAGCTCGACGTCGTAATCGCCTCGGCGCACACGGCGACGCATCAAACCCGCGAGCAGATGACGCAGCGCCTCATTCGCGCGTGCGAGAATCCTTACGTGACGATCATCGGCCATCCGACGGGCCGCCGTTTTGATGCATCCAAGGGCTATGAATTCGATTACGACGCCGTTTTCGCGGCCGCGGCGCGCACGGGCACGGCGCTGGAGATCGACGGGCAGGCCGCTCGCCTCGACCTTCCGGCTCCGCTGGCGCGGATGGCGAAATCGTACGGCGTGACGTTCGCACTCGATAGCGATGCGCACCGCACTAAAGATCTTGCGGCCGTCGAGTTTGCGGTGGGACAGGCGCGGCGCGCCGGCCTCGGCGCGGCGGACGTGTTGAACGCGCGTCCGTTGAACGACGTGCGCGCGTTCGTCACACGCAAGCGAAGCGCGGCGTGA
- a CDS encoding 2Fe-2S iron-sulfur cluster-binding protein has translation MVELTIDGAPVRVSDGATILDACGAAGIETPTLCFLESLTPVNACRVCVVELEGSRALVPACARRAEAGMAIQTDSPRVRHSRKMVLEFLASSVDLSTAPDARRYCERYGAEPQRYGTSPATVAQPVKVDNELYVRDYAKCILCYKCVEACGVDAQNTFAIAVAGRGFDARISTEYDVALPDSACVYCGNCIGVCPTGALMFSSEHELRARGQWDEPAQTQTETICSYCGVGCTLTLHVQDNDIVKVTSPVENGVTHGHLCVKGRFGYQYVQNRPEDDV, from the coding sequence ATGGTCGAGCTGACGATCGACGGCGCACCCGTGCGCGTGTCCGACGGAGCGACGATCCTCGACGCCTGCGGCGCTGCCGGGATCGAGACGCCTACGCTCTGCTTTCTCGAGTCGCTGACGCCGGTGAACGCCTGTCGCGTCTGCGTGGTCGAGCTCGAGGGATCGCGCGCGCTCGTGCCCGCCTGCGCGCGCCGCGCCGAGGCCGGCATGGCCATCCAGACCGATTCGCCGCGGGTACGCCACAGCCGCAAAATGGTGCTCGAGTTTCTCGCCTCGTCCGTCGACCTTTCGACCGCGCCGGATGCGCGGCGTTATTGCGAGCGCTACGGCGCCGAACCGCAACGCTACGGCACATCGCCGGCGACGGTCGCGCAACCGGTCAAGGTCGACAACGAGCTCTACGTCCGCGATTACGCGAAGTGCATTCTCTGTTACAAGTGCGTCGAGGCGTGCGGGGTCGACGCCCAGAACACGTTCGCGATCGCCGTCGCGGGGCGCGGCTTCGACGCGCGCATCTCGACGGAATATGACGTTGCGCTTCCGGACTCGGCCTGCGTATACTGCGGAAACTGCATCGGCGTCTGCCCCACCGGCGCGCTGATGTTCTCGTCGGAGCACGAGCTGCGCGCCCGCGGTCAGTGGGACGAGCCCGCACAGACCCAAACCGAGACGATCTGCTCGTACTGCGGCGTCGGATGCACGCTCACGCTGCACGTGCAGGACAACGACATCGTGAAGGTCACGTCGCCCGTCGAGAACGGCGTTACGCACGGACACCTCTGCGTCAAGGGACGCTTCGGCTACCAGTACGTCCAGAACCGACCGGAAGACGACGTGTAA
- the rpsO gene encoding 30S ribosomal protein S15, protein MPLTKEQKSGISAKYGRASNDTGSAEVQIAMLTASINQLTEHLKIHKKDHHSRRGLLLQVGQRRRLLNYLHDKNLERYRSLIGELGLRR, encoded by the coding sequence GTGCCGCTCACGAAAGAACAGAAGTCCGGAATCAGCGCAAAGTACGGCCGCGCATCGAACGATACCGGTTCGGCCGAGGTGCAGATCGCGATGCTAACGGCGTCGATCAATCAGCTGACCGAGCATCTCAAGATCCACAAGAAGGATCATCACAGCCGCCGCGGCCTGCTGCTGCAGGTCGGGCAACGCCGCCGGCTGCTCAACTACCTGCACGACAAGAACCTCGAACGCTATCGCAGCCTG